Proteins co-encoded in one Streptomyces sp. NBC_01283 genomic window:
- a CDS encoding putative bifunctional diguanylate cyclase/phosphodiesterase has product MPPRAPLTRRPVSGGGAGMVSQIALLVVCGGYATGAALGWGSSRAALIMGDFGLSIAAATAAVSCFRYSRTRRSRFRPAWLLFALSSAMAALGNGVWGWYEVVLEEPVPSPGLADLFFLCFAPPAIIGLLVLAKRPVTRAGWVCLSLDAWLIGGSLLTLSWSLALAHTAQFEGQSVAHAALSLAYPLLDIALVSMVLALHFRRSSANRTAVNTAIGALALTVMCDAMFTSPLLHASYRSGQMLDAGWFAGSLLLAYAPWAAPWHKHGDEAQPHARVQHDAAPRDARTAATRPIAGSLAALTPYLAAAVCTLGILYNVLSGRSVDQVVLFTAGTVVLALVVRQGIMLLDNITLTQELAQKENHFRSLVQGSSDVIMIAAPNGILHYVSPAASGVYGREADDLVGSELASLMHPEDLGRVVHEVRRFLTANPVEEPTTRIECRFKSGDGDWLNVESTVNRHQGGLIFNSRDVTERVRLQAQLQHNAEHDPLTDLPNRALFTRRVGQALTGRRVTDRGTAVLFIDLDGFKAVNDTIGHQAGDELLIQAARRLQEAVRSGDCAARLGGDEFAALIVGDGTRDQAAREQHIYELADRLRITLSQPYAIDGNDVRVAASIGVAFAEPGIGAGELLRNADLAMYRAKAAGKGRVELYAPQMQADVVRKAELATRLRTALHDGEFALLHQPVVSLDDGRITSVAAQARWRSAQGILFTPAEFLRVADTSDAQEGVRTAELGRWMIEEAVQQAAERGRTGHATPVAVRISARRLLDRSMPLGSIEALLTRYGLPSGALIIELADSDPRVSLDDLERRLTSLRRLGVRIALDGFGSGYAAITALRRLPVDVLKLDRSLIEGVVESARLHKITSGLLRIASDLGLRSVADGVDLPEQVIALRAMGCTHGQGMAFSGPLDEYRLRRALSLGRYPVPHGPAEPVLAGGPPVTFGGGVQSFVRSHNETPVPPT; this is encoded by the coding sequence ATGCCTCCACGAGCACCCCTGACCCGGCGCCCCGTCTCCGGCGGCGGCGCGGGCATGGTCTCGCAGATCGCGCTCCTCGTGGTCTGCGGCGGATATGCCACCGGGGCCGCGCTCGGCTGGGGATCGTCCCGGGCCGCCCTGATCATGGGCGACTTCGGTCTGAGCATCGCGGCGGCGACCGCCGCGGTCTCCTGTTTCCGCTACTCACGCACCCGTCGCAGCCGCTTTCGACCCGCATGGCTCCTGTTCGCGCTCTCGTCCGCGATGGCGGCCCTGGGCAACGGCGTATGGGGCTGGTACGAGGTCGTGCTCGAGGAGCCGGTGCCCAGCCCGGGCCTCGCGGACCTGTTCTTCCTCTGCTTCGCGCCGCCCGCCATCATCGGCCTGCTCGTGCTCGCCAAGCGCCCGGTGACCAGGGCCGGTTGGGTCTGCCTCTCGCTCGACGCATGGCTCATCGGCGGCTCTCTGCTCACGCTCTCCTGGAGCCTCGCGCTCGCGCACACGGCACAGTTCGAGGGCCAGAGCGTCGCGCACGCCGCGCTCTCGCTCGCCTACCCGCTTCTCGACATCGCGCTGGTCAGCATGGTGCTCGCGCTGCACTTCAGACGGTCATCCGCCAACCGCACGGCGGTGAACACGGCGATCGGCGCCCTCGCGCTGACCGTCATGTGCGACGCGATGTTCACCTCGCCCCTGCTGCACGCCAGTTACCGCTCGGGGCAGATGCTGGACGCGGGCTGGTTCGCCGGCTCACTGCTCCTCGCGTACGCGCCCTGGGCGGCCCCCTGGCACAAGCACGGGGACGAGGCGCAGCCGCACGCGCGCGTGCAGCACGACGCCGCCCCCAGGGACGCGCGGACCGCCGCCACCCGACCGATCGCCGGATCGCTGGCCGCGCTCACGCCGTATCTGGCCGCCGCCGTCTGCACGTTGGGGATTCTCTACAACGTGCTCAGCGGTCGCAGCGTCGACCAAGTCGTGCTCTTCACCGCGGGCACGGTCGTGCTCGCCCTGGTCGTGCGCCAGGGCATCATGCTCCTGGACAACATCACCCTCACCCAGGAACTGGCCCAGAAGGAGAACCACTTCCGCTCCCTGGTCCAGGGTTCGAGCGACGTCATCATGATCGCCGCTCCGAACGGCATACTCCACTACGTCAGCCCGGCCGCCTCCGGGGTCTACGGCCGCGAGGCCGACGACCTCGTCGGCTCCGAACTGGCCTCGCTCATGCACCCCGAGGACCTGGGCCGCGTGGTCCACGAGGTCCGCCGGTTCCTCACCGCGAACCCCGTCGAAGAGCCCACGACCCGCATCGAGTGCCGCTTCAAGTCCGGTGACGGCGACTGGCTGAACGTGGAGTCGACGGTCAACCGCCACCAGGGCGGCCTCATCTTCAACAGCCGCGACGTCACCGAACGGGTCAGACTGCAGGCGCAGTTGCAGCACAACGCCGAGCACGACCCGCTCACCGATCTGCCCAACCGCGCCCTGTTCACCCGCCGGGTGGGGCAGGCGCTCACCGGACGCCGGGTCACCGACCGGGGCACAGCCGTGCTCTTCATCGACCTGGACGGCTTCAAGGCGGTCAACGACACCATCGGCCACCAAGCGGGAGACGAACTCCTGATCCAGGCGGCCCGCCGCCTTCAGGAGGCCGTCAGGTCCGGGGATTGCGCGGCCCGGCTTGGCGGCGACGAATTCGCCGCGCTCATCGTGGGCGACGGCACCCGCGACCAGGCCGCACGCGAACAGCACATCTACGAGCTGGCCGACCGTCTCAGAATCACCCTCTCCCAGCCCTACGCGATCGACGGCAACGACGTGCGCGTGGCGGCGTCCATCGGCGTGGCCTTCGCCGAACCGGGCATCGGAGCGGGCGAGCTGCTGCGCAACGCCGACCTCGCGATGTACCGCGCCAAGGCCGCGGGAAAGGGCCGCGTCGAGCTGTACGCACCCCAGATGCAAGCCGACGTCGTCCGCAAGGCCGAGCTGGCGACACGGCTGCGCACCGCGCTGCACGACGGTGAGTTCGCGCTGCTCCACCAGCCGGTGGTCTCCCTGGACGACGGACGCATCACCTCCGTCGCCGCCCAGGCGCGCTGGCGCTCGGCGCAGGGCATCCTCTTCACGCCCGCCGAGTTCCTTCGCGTGGCCGACACCTCGGACGCCCAGGAGGGCGTCCGCACCGCCGAGCTCGGGCGCTGGATGATCGAGGAGGCCGTCCAGCAGGCCGCCGAGCGCGGCCGTACGGGCCATGCGACGCCCGTCGCCGTCCGCATCAGCGCGCGGCGCCTCCTGGACCGCTCCATGCCGCTGGGCTCCATCGAGGCGCTCCTCACCCGGTACGGCCTGCCCTCGGGGGCGCTCATCATCGAGCTCGCCGACAGCGACCCCCGGGTGTCCCTGGACGACCTGGAGCGCCGGCTGACCTCCCTGCGCAGACTCGGCGTACGCATCGCCCTGGACGGCTTCGGGAGCGGCTATGCCGCCATCACCGCGCTGCGGCGGCTCCCCGTCGACGTACTGAAACTGGACCGAAGTCTCATCGAGGGCGTCGTCGAGTCCGCGCGGCTGCACAAGATCACCTCCGGTCTGCTGCGCATCGCCTCCGATCTGGGGCTGCGTTCGGTGGCCGACGGCGTCGACCTGCCGGAGCAGGTCATCGCCCTGCGCGCGATGGGCTGTACGCACGGGCAGGGCATGGCGTTCTCCGGACCGCTCGACGAGTACCGCCTGCGCCGTGCGCTGTCGCTCGGTCGGTATCCGGTGCCGCACGGGCCCGCGGAGCCCGTCCTGGCGGGCGGCCCTCCGGTGACGTTCGGGGGAGGTGTGCAGTCTTTCGTCCGCTCACATAATGAGACCCCCGTCCCACCTACTTGA
- a CDS encoding 2-hydroxyacid dehydrogenase — protein sequence MTTDVWLPYAADEIEGLPPAADAGINYRFWDGGPDFPADPADCAFYAVPYLKGPEIAVRPLPEMTSVRAVQTLSAGVDQMQSGLKFLAPGVQLCNAKGVHEASTAELTLALILASLRGIPRFVEGQRQEDWRSGFYPALADKSVLIVGYGSIGSAIEDRLTPFECARVARVARSARATERGPVHPLAELPALLPDADVVILSTPLTDTSRGLVGADFLARMKDGALLVNVARGPVVDTKALLAELESGRITAALDVTDPEPLPAGHPLWQAPGVLVSPHVGGSTSAFLPRAKRLLAAQLTRYAAGEPLDNVVLTTE from the coding sequence ATGACGACTGATGTATGGCTCCCCTACGCCGCGGACGAGATCGAAGGCCTGCCCCCGGCGGCCGACGCCGGGATCAACTACCGCTTCTGGGACGGCGGCCCGGACTTTCCCGCGGACCCGGCGGACTGCGCCTTCTATGCGGTGCCCTATCTGAAGGGGCCGGAGATCGCCGTACGACCGCTGCCGGAGATGACGTCCGTGCGTGCCGTACAGACACTCTCCGCGGGGGTCGACCAGATGCAGTCCGGGCTCAAGTTCCTCGCACCCGGCGTGCAGTTGTGCAACGCGAAGGGGGTCCACGAGGCCAGCACGGCCGAGCTGACGCTCGCCCTGATCCTCGCGTCCCTGCGCGGCATCCCCCGGTTCGTGGAGGGGCAGCGGCAGGAGGACTGGCGGTCCGGGTTCTACCCGGCGCTGGCCGACAAGTCCGTGCTCATCGTGGGATACGGATCGATCGGTTCCGCCATCGAGGACCGGCTCACCCCCTTCGAGTGCGCGCGGGTGGCGCGCGTCGCGCGCTCTGCCCGTGCCACGGAGCGCGGTCCCGTGCACCCGCTCGCCGAACTGCCCGCACTGCTGCCCGACGCCGACGTGGTCATCCTCTCCACGCCCCTCACCGACACCTCCCGTGGCCTGGTGGGCGCCGACTTCCTGGCCCGCATGAAGGACGGCGCACTGCTCGTGAACGTCGCGCGCGGCCCCGTCGTCGACACCAAGGCGCTCCTGGCCGAGCTGGAGAGCGGCCGGATCACCGCCGCCCTCGATGTCACCGACCCGGAACCGCTGCCCGCGGGTCATCCCCTGTGGCAGGCTCCTGGAGTGCTCGTCAGCCCGCATGTGGGCGGATCGACCTCCGCCTTCCTGCCCCGCGCCAAGCGCCTGCTCGCCGCGCAACTGACCCGATACGCCGCCGGGGAACCCCTCGACAACGTCGTCCTGACGACCGAATAG
- a CDS encoding aldo/keto reductase, with protein MDRRTIGAAALGVGAVGLGCMPMSWAYTGSRQRGEESLRTVHAALDQGTTLLDTADMYGPFTNELLVGRALKERRSEAFVSTKCGLLVGEQHIVANGRPGYVKRACDASLRRLQTETIDLYQLHRADPEVPVEETWGAMAELVAAGKVRALGLCAVGARASRREGRGMHEGTIRQLARIQQVFPVSAVEAELSVWSPEALETLLPWCATRGIGFLAAMPLGNGFLTGTLTPGQGFEPDDVRARHPRFTAEMMAGNQPLVVGLRRVAERHGATPAQVALAWVLAQGRDVVPIPGAKRERWAVENAGAASIRLTGADLAEIAALPSAMGSWE; from the coding sequence GTGGACCGCAGAACGATCGGCGCGGCAGCGCTCGGGGTGGGTGCGGTCGGGCTCGGCTGCATGCCGATGAGCTGGGCGTACACCGGCTCACGGCAGCGGGGCGAGGAGTCGCTGCGCACCGTGCACGCCGCGCTCGACCAGGGCACGACCCTGCTGGACACGGCGGACATGTACGGGCCGTTCACCAACGAGCTGCTGGTGGGGCGGGCGTTGAAGGAGCGGCGGTCCGAGGCCTTCGTGTCCACCAAGTGCGGGCTCCTGGTGGGCGAGCAGCACATCGTCGCCAACGGCCGTCCCGGCTATGTGAAGCGGGCCTGCGACGCGTCGCTGCGGCGGCTGCAGACCGAGACGATCGACCTGTACCAGCTGCACCGCGCCGATCCCGAGGTGCCCGTCGAGGAGACCTGGGGCGCGATGGCCGAGCTCGTCGCCGCGGGGAAGGTGCGGGCGCTCGGGCTGTGCGCGGTGGGCGCCCGTGCCTCGCGGCGCGAGGGCCGAGGAATGCACGAGGGGACGATCCGGCAGCTGGCGCGCATCCAGCAGGTCTTCCCGGTCAGCGCGGTGGAGGCCGAGCTGTCGGTGTGGTCGCCGGAGGCGCTGGAGACGCTGCTGCCGTGGTGTGCGACGCGCGGGATCGGCTTCCTGGCGGCGATGCCGCTGGGGAACGGTTTCCTCACGGGGACGCTGACGCCGGGGCAGGGCTTCGAGCCGGACGACGTGCGGGCCCGGCACCCCCGCTTCACCGCCGAGATGATGGCGGGCAACCAGCCGCTGGTGGTGGGCCTGCGCCGGGTGGCCGAGCGGCACGGGGCGACCCCGGCTCAGGTGGCGCTGGCGTGGGTGCTCGCGCAGGGCCGCGACGTGGTGCCGATCCCGGGGGCCAAGCGGGAGCGCTGGGCGGTGGAGAACGCGGGGGCGGCGTCGATTCGGCTCACCGGGGCGGACCTGGCGGAGATCGCCGCGCTGCCGTCGGCGATGGGATCGTGGGAATGA
- a CDS encoding sorbosone dehydrogenase family protein, which translates to MQRPAVTAALAATALVLTVLTAGCSSGDSDAPDNGKSAESSPAPSDGTSTGKPRAGDAPPEKGSASVSKTLTEDLKSPWGLAPLPDGDLLVSSRDEGTITRVDGKTGKKTGLGSVPGVSPAGEGGLMGLALSPSYASDHMVYAYFTTESDNRIARMLYDEKKPSGQQLGAPDTVFKGIPKGTVHNGGRIAFGPDKMLYAGTGETGDTGLAQDKKSLGGKILRLTPDGDPAPGNPFGDSPVYSYGHRNVQGLAWDEEKRLWAAEFGQDTWDELNEIKAGDNYGWPEVEGKGDEDGFHDPVAQWKTSEASPSGIAYAEGSVWMAGLRGERLWRIPVRGVDGTVKPQDFLKGEYGRLRTVVAAGGDKLWLVTNETDSRGTPEKGDDKILEVTVK; encoded by the coding sequence GTGCAACGACCTGCTGTCACGGCCGCATTGGCCGCCACCGCCCTGGTGCTCACGGTGCTCACGGCCGGTTGCTCGTCCGGGGACTCGGACGCGCCGGACAACGGAAAGAGCGCCGAGTCGAGCCCCGCGCCGTCGGACGGGACGTCCACGGGAAAACCGCGCGCCGGCGACGCCCCGCCGGAAAAGGGGTCGGCATCGGTCTCCAAGACGCTCACCGAGGACCTGAAGTCGCCGTGGGGCCTCGCACCCCTCCCCGACGGGGACCTGCTGGTGTCCTCTCGCGACGAGGGGACCATCACCCGCGTCGACGGCAAGACGGGCAAGAAGACCGGCCTCGGCTCCGTCCCCGGCGTCTCCCCCGCCGGAGAGGGCGGCCTGATGGGCCTGGCCCTCTCCCCTTCGTACGCTTCGGACCACATGGTCTACGCGTACTTCACCACCGAGTCGGACAACCGCATCGCCCGCATGCTGTACGACGAGAAGAAGCCCTCCGGCCAGCAGCTGGGTGCGCCCGACACGGTCTTCAAGGGAATCCCCAAGGGCACGGTCCACAACGGCGGCCGGATCGCCTTCGGCCCGGACAAGATGCTGTACGCGGGCACGGGCGAGACCGGTGACACGGGCCTGGCCCAGGACAAGAAGTCGCTGGGCGGCAAGATCCTCCGCCTGACCCCGGACGGCGACCCGGCCCCCGGCAACCCCTTCGGCGACTCCCCCGTCTATTCGTACGGCCACCGCAATGTGCAGGGCCTGGCCTGGGACGAGGAGAAGCGGCTCTGGGCGGCGGAGTTCGGCCAGGACACGTGGGACGAACTGAACGAGATCAAGGCCGGCGACAACTACGGCTGGCCGGAGGTCGAGGGCAAGGGCGACGAGGACGGCTTCCACGACCCGGTGGCCCAGTGGAAGACCTCGGAGGCCTCCCCCAGCGGCATCGCCTACGCCGAGGGCTCGGTCTGGATGGCGGGCCTGCGCGGCGAGCGCCTCTGGCGCATCCCCGTCCGCGGGGTGGACGGCACGGTGAAGCCCCAGGACTTCCTGAAGGGCGAGTACGGCCGCCTGCGCACGGTCGTCGCCGCGGGCGGGGACAAGCTGTGGCTAGTGACGAACGAGACGGATTCCCGGGGCACCCCGGAGAAGGGGGACGACAAGATCCTTGAGGTGACGGTGAAGTAG
- a CDS encoding DUF6191 domain-containing protein, protein MFNPMELFQPGRKHTDDEQKRLELSRVDVADGDPGRGPIDLTSGKVVVRVPQQAEAEAQAETDPSAADPGAAEAEADTDPDAVPGPGPVRHPSPGK, encoded by the coding sequence GTGTTCAACCCGATGGAGCTTTTCCAGCCCGGCCGCAAACACACGGACGACGAGCAGAAGCGGCTGGAGCTGAGCCGGGTCGACGTGGCCGACGGCGACCCGGGCCGCGGTCCGATAGACCTCACCTCGGGCAAGGTGGTGGTGAGGGTGCCGCAGCAGGCGGAGGCGGAGGCACAGGCAGAGACGGATCCGTCCGCCGCTGACCCGGGTGCCGCCGAAGCCGAAGCCGATACCGATCCGGACGCGGTGCCCGGGCCCGGCCCCGTCCGCCACCCCTCGCCCGGGAAGTAG
- a CDS encoding AAA family ATPase has translation MLTAVETRSVSPVFVGRTDELGVLNNALARAKGTTPGTGEPQALLLGGEAGVGKTRLIEEFAAAACAEGAVVALGGCVEIGAEGLPFAPFSSALRSLRRQLPDEVDAAAADQEGELARLLPELGEAPQRRRGTDAHHDEEGMARLFELTVRLLERIAADRPVVIALEDLHWADASTRHLLAYLFRTLRSGRLVVVATYRADDIHRRHPLRPLLAELDRLRTVRRIELSRFSKGEVGRQMAGILSAEPAQSLVDDIFDRSDGNAFFVEELAVASHGSSCASLTDSLRDLLLVRVEELPESSQRVARIVAEGGSNVEYPLLAAVAGLAEDDLIEALRAAVGANILLPSPDGDGYRFRHSLVREAVGDDLLPGERSRISRRFATVLEADPSLVADDQRAARLASYWYHAHDAAKALPAVLRASVEARRRYAYSEQLRLLERAMELWDDAPEDIRLELRPLDYAEVYPPPPPGGTPSGCDPATTPLRYLDLMAEAAVAGRLCGERERALKITKRALRLLEDESDPLRAAWFWIQRSRLTQTLGRGDGWAEIATAQELVRGLPPSEVHAEVLTNVASWGMLHNPGEQTLTAAQRAVEYARMVKAEEIELNARLILGGLLVDAGDVEQGLAEMFAVRDRCMAPPGLVSRIPHIHVNLPSVLEGAGRSLESLEIGDQGLALCRKYGLTDTESWVQVNKAESFVSLGRWDEAVEASEAARRGALSIKPRGGAALQLASVAVGRGDLTEAAAQLAKARGHYGTRDLMPQHTQPMATVALGIAAGDPDRAAGVAAARAELEAALAAGFPPGTQRYTWPLLLAAATSEADSRGLPAAEPGRAEAIDSIRRAAKNLPSPVPVWAAHEQWVRAELLRAEDRDTPDDWSATVTAFEPLDRPYDLARTRLRLAESLLATSAGVGTEADRERAAELLRQAHEVAERLGARPLADAVSGLAQRARLTLNHHEQATPSAHLTPVDPAEALGLTSRERDVLRRVAAGRSNRQIAEELFISPKTASVHVSNILAKLGVAGRGEAAALAHRLRLFPAERAPSNHSQPTG, from the coding sequence ATGCTCACCGCTGTGGAGACCAGGTCCGTAAGCCCCGTGTTCGTCGGTCGCACCGATGAACTGGGCGTTCTGAACAACGCGCTCGCCCGTGCCAAGGGGACGACCCCCGGCACGGGCGAGCCGCAGGCGTTGCTGCTCGGCGGCGAGGCGGGCGTCGGCAAGACCCGCCTCATCGAGGAGTTCGCCGCGGCGGCCTGCGCCGAAGGCGCCGTCGTCGCGCTCGGCGGCTGCGTCGAGATCGGCGCGGAGGGCCTGCCCTTCGCCCCGTTCTCCAGCGCCCTGCGCTCCCTGCGCCGCCAGCTCCCCGACGAGGTGGACGCCGCCGCAGCCGACCAGGAGGGCGAACTCGCCCGGCTCCTGCCCGAGTTGGGCGAGGCCCCGCAGCGACGCCGAGGCACCGACGCGCACCACGACGAAGAGGGCATGGCCCGCCTCTTCGAGCTGACCGTCCGCCTCCTGGAGCGCATCGCCGCCGACCGCCCGGTGGTCATCGCCCTGGAGGACCTGCACTGGGCCGACGCCTCGACCCGCCACCTCCTCGCCTACCTCTTCCGCACGCTGCGCAGCGGCCGCCTCGTCGTCGTCGCGACCTACCGCGCCGACGACATCCACCGCCGCCACCCCCTGCGCCCGCTCCTCGCCGAGCTCGACCGCCTGCGCACGGTGCGGCGCATCGAACTGTCCCGCTTCAGCAAGGGCGAAGTGGGCCGGCAGATGGCAGGGATCCTCAGCGCCGAGCCCGCGCAGTCCCTGGTGGACGACATCTTCGACCGCTCGGACGGCAACGCCTTCTTCGTCGAGGAACTCGCGGTCGCCTCGCACGGCAGCAGCTGCGCGAGCCTCACGGACTCCCTGCGCGATCTCCTCCTCGTACGCGTCGAGGAGCTGCCCGAGAGCAGCCAGCGGGTGGCGAGGATCGTCGCCGAGGGCGGCTCGAACGTCGAGTATCCGCTGCTCGCCGCCGTCGCGGGGCTCGCGGAGGACGACCTGATCGAGGCGCTGCGGGCCGCCGTCGGGGCCAACATCCTGCTGCCGTCGCCCGACGGCGACGGCTACCGCTTCCGGCACTCCCTGGTGCGCGAGGCCGTCGGCGACGACCTGCTGCCCGGTGAGCGCTCACGGATCAGCCGCCGGTTCGCCACGGTCCTGGAGGCCGACCCCTCACTCGTCGCCGACGACCAGCGCGCCGCCCGGCTCGCCAGCTACTGGTACCACGCGCACGACGCGGCGAAGGCGCTCCCCGCCGTCCTGCGTGCCTCCGTCGAGGCCCGCCGCCGCTATGCGTACTCCGAACAACTGCGCCTCCTCGAACGGGCGATGGAGCTGTGGGACGACGCCCCCGAGGACATACGCCTCGAACTGCGCCCCCTCGACTACGCCGAGGTCTACCCTCCCCCACCGCCTGGGGGGACCCCCAGCGGCTGCGACCCCGCCACCACCCCCCTGCGCTATCTCGACCTCATGGCGGAGGCCGCCGTCGCCGGCCGACTCTGCGGGGAGCGGGAACGCGCCCTGAAGATCACCAAGCGTGCGCTGCGGCTCCTGGAGGACGAGTCGGACCCGCTGCGCGCCGCCTGGTTCTGGATCCAGCGCTCCCGGCTCACCCAGACGCTTGGCCGCGGCGACGGCTGGGCGGAGATCGCCACCGCGCAGGAACTGGTCCGCGGCCTTCCGCCGTCCGAGGTGCACGCCGAGGTGCTGACCAACGTCGCCTCCTGGGGCATGCTCCACAACCCCGGTGAACAGACCCTGACGGCGGCCCAACGCGCCGTCGAGTACGCCCGGATGGTCAAGGCCGAGGAGATCGAACTCAACGCCCGGCTGATCCTCGGCGGCCTCCTGGTCGACGCGGGCGACGTCGAGCAGGGGCTCGCGGAGATGTTCGCGGTCAGGGACCGCTGCATGGCACCGCCCGGACTGGTCTCCCGCATCCCGCACATCCACGTCAACCTGCCCTCCGTACTCGAAGGAGCCGGCCGCTCCCTCGAATCCCTGGAGATCGGCGACCAGGGCCTCGCGCTCTGCCGGAAGTACGGACTCACCGACACCGAGAGCTGGGTCCAGGTCAACAAGGCGGAGTCCTTCGTCTCCCTCGGCCGCTGGGACGAGGCGGTCGAAGCCTCGGAGGCGGCCCGCCGCGGCGCGCTCAGCATCAAGCCCCGCGGCGGGGCGGCCCTCCAGCTCGCCTCCGTCGCCGTCGGCCGCGGCGACCTGACCGAAGCCGCCGCCCAACTGGCCAAGGCCCGCGGCCACTACGGCACCCGCGACCTCATGCCGCAGCACACCCAGCCCATGGCCACCGTCGCCCTCGGCATCGCCGCGGGCGACCCCGACCGCGCCGCCGGTGTCGCCGCGGCCCGCGCCGAGCTCGAAGCGGCCCTGGCCGCGGGCTTCCCGCCCGGCACCCAGCGCTACACCTGGCCCCTGCTGCTCGCCGCCGCCACCTCGGAGGCCGATTCGCGCGGCCTGCCCGCCGCCGAGCCGGGCAGGGCCGAAGCCATCGACAGCATCCGACGGGCCGCCAAGAACCTCCCCTCACCCGTACCGGTCTGGGCGGCCCACGAGCAGTGGGTCCGCGCGGAGCTCCTGCGCGCCGAGGACCGTGACACCCCCGACGACTGGTCCGCCACCGTCACCGCGTTCGAACCCCTCGACCGCCCCTACGACCTCGCCCGCACCCGTCTCCGCCTCGCCGAGTCCCTCCTGGCGACCTCCGCGGGTGTCGGCACCGAAGCGGACCGTGAGCGCGCCGCCGAGCTGCTGCGACAGGCCCACGAGGTCGCCGAGCGCCTGGGCGCCCGGCCCCTCGCCGATGCGGTCTCGGGGCTCGCCCAGCGCGCCCGCCTCACCCTGAACCACCATGAGCAGGCCACCCCGAGCGCCCACCTCACCCCCGTCGACCCCGCCGAGGCACTCGGCCTCACCAGCCGGGAGCGGGACGTGCTCCGCCGCGTCGCCGCGGGCCGCAGCAACCGCCAGATCGCCGAGGAGCTCTTCATCTCCCCGAAGACGGCGAGCGTCCACGTCTCCAACATCCTCGCCAAGCTGGGCGTCGCCGGCCGGGGCGAGGCAGCGGCCCTGGCCCACCGCCTGCGCCTGTTCCCCGCGGAACGCGCCCCGTCGAATCACTCCCAGCCCACTGGCTGA
- a CDS encoding GNAT family N-acetyltransferase encodes MFAISLGEGAELRPIEPWQAPEFLTHVERAREYAGPWVPLTVLAKDLESARKLLQTYADKQAADTGRLWGIWLDGTLVGGVLFRIFDTAMESCEVGVWLEPSAAGRGLITRASRVLIDWAVDERGMHRVEWLASTANGPSIAVAKRLGMTKDGVLRECFPWQGVRHDMEVWSVLAPEWRKAREAREVAGAGGSADRDPAR; translated from the coding sequence ATGTTCGCGATATCGCTGGGCGAGGGCGCTGAGCTGAGGCCCATCGAGCCGTGGCAGGCACCGGAGTTCCTCACGCACGTCGAGCGCGCGCGGGAGTACGCGGGGCCGTGGGTGCCCCTGACCGTGCTGGCGAAGGACCTCGAATCGGCCCGGAAGCTGCTCCAGACGTACGCCGACAAGCAGGCCGCCGACACGGGCCGCCTCTGGGGCATCTGGCTGGACGGCACGCTCGTCGGCGGAGTGCTCTTCCGGATCTTCGACACGGCCATGGAGAGCTGCGAGGTCGGTGTCTGGCTGGAGCCTTCGGCCGCCGGGCGCGGTCTGATCACCCGGGCGAGCCGGGTCCTCATCGACTGGGCGGTGGACGAGCGAGGCATGCACCGCGTGGAGTGGCTCGCCTCCACGGCGAACGGCCCCAGCATCGCCGTCGCCAAGCGGCTCGGGATGACGAAGGACGGCGTGCTGCGGGAGTGCTTCCCCTGGCAGGGGGTGCGGCACGACATGGAGGTGTGGTCGGTGCTCGCGCCGGAGTGGCGTAAGGCCCGCGAGGCCCGTGAAGTGGCGGGCGCCGGGGGTTCGGCGGACCGGGATCCGGCTCGTTAA